The Streptomyces luteogriseus genome includes a window with the following:
- a CDS encoding ABC transporter substrate-binding protein: MRTRLLALVVLLLLAGCSSGGTRDDGRITLRFQSLAWQEESVAANEQLVKEWNATHPDVRVEYVQGSWDSVHDQLLTAFEGGEAPDIIHDASDDLADFAYGGYLADLGGLLPARLKSDIPQRSWETTTFGDGVYGVPFLQEPRVLIANATWLRKSGVRIPTPEKPWSWAEFRRITERLSGPGRYGVAWPLKEPVSATLNLSLSAGGQLFHRGPDGKVTVRFQAGDQVVPRTVHDQANTDRSASPTTLGSGGSDTLPGFFAGRYAMVPLGFSYRQQIVQQAPKGFDWQVLPAPAGAGGRTQGVSPQTLSIAEDCPHKKEAAEFLDFFLRPPNMVSLALGDWMLPTGTEALKDPALHRTKDGWATGTALAGHLRPAPAQSVRGYPEWKDKVATPALQEYYSGAIGIAELRRRLEEDGNLVLARYQR; the protein is encoded by the coding sequence ATGCGCACCCGCCTGCTCGCCCTCGTCGTCCTGCTGCTGCTCGCGGGCTGCTCCTCCGGCGGCACCCGCGACGACGGCCGGATCACCCTGCGCTTTCAGTCCCTGGCCTGGCAGGAGGAGTCCGTCGCGGCCAACGAGCAGCTGGTGAAGGAGTGGAACGCCACCCACCCTGACGTCCGGGTCGAGTACGTCCAGGGCTCCTGGGACAGCGTCCACGACCAGCTCCTCACCGCCTTCGAGGGCGGCGAGGCACCCGACATCATCCACGACGCCTCCGACGACCTCGCGGACTTCGCCTACGGCGGCTACCTCGCCGATCTCGGCGGCCTGCTGCCCGCGAGGCTGAAGTCGGACATACCGCAGCGCAGTTGGGAGACCACGACCTTCGGAGACGGTGTATACGGCGTGCCGTTCCTCCAGGAACCGCGCGTACTCATCGCCAACGCGACGTGGCTGCGGAAGTCCGGCGTACGGATCCCGACCCCCGAGAAGCCCTGGAGCTGGGCCGAGTTCCGCCGGATCACCGAACGCCTCAGCGGCCCGGGGAGGTACGGCGTCGCCTGGCCACTGAAAGAACCCGTCTCCGCCACGCTGAACCTCTCCCTGTCGGCGGGCGGACAGCTCTTCCACCGGGGTCCGGACGGCAAGGTGACGGTGCGGTTCCAGGCGGGCGACCAAGTGGTGCCGCGCACCGTCCACGACCAGGCGAACACCGACCGCAGCGCCTCGCCCACCACCCTGGGCAGCGGCGGCTCCGACACGCTGCCCGGCTTCTTCGCGGGCCGGTACGCGATGGTCCCGCTCGGCTTCTCCTACCGTCAGCAGATCGTCCAGCAGGCCCCCAAAGGCTTCGACTGGCAGGTGCTGCCCGCCCCGGCGGGCGCCGGCGGCCGCACCCAGGGCGTCAGCCCGCAGACCCTCTCCATCGCCGAGGACTGCCCGCACAAGAAGGAGGCCGCGGAGTTCCTCGACTTCTTCCTCAGGCCGCCGAACATGGTCAGTCTCGCCCTCGGCGACTGGATGCTGCCCACCGGCACCGAGGCGCTGAAGGACCCCGCCCTGCACCGGACGAAGGACGGCTGGGCCACCGGCACCGCTCTCGCCGGACACCTGCGACCGGCACCGGCCCAGTCCGTCCGCGGCTACCCCGAGTGGAAGGACAAGGTCGCCACCCCCGCGCTCCAGGAGTACTACAGCGGAGCGATCGGTATCGCCGAGCTGCGCCGACGGCTGGAGGAGGACGGCAACCTGGTGCTGGCGCGCTACCAGCGCTGA
- a CDS encoding carbohydrate ABC transporter permease, with protein sequence MRTSTPARVGQYTALLAYLVFLAFPFLWLVSTAFKPPRELGSLHPTWVPKDPTLANFRQAFDEQPLLHAALNSLLAALAAAVVAVLIATPMAYVVARRRTRLAKAVTGWVVVSQAFPFVLLIIPLFLVLKNLRLINSVPGLVLVYVVWALPFALWMLAGYVRAVPPELEEAAAVDGAGRVRTLVSVTAPLLAPGIVATALFAFITAWNEFFFALVLLKTPEKQTLPVVLTHFIGAEGVADLGPLAAAAFLATLPSLVVFALIQRRITGGMLTGAVKS encoded by the coding sequence ATGAGGACCAGCACACCGGCCCGCGTCGGCCAGTACACCGCGCTGCTCGCGTACCTCGTCTTCCTCGCCTTCCCGTTCCTCTGGCTGGTCTCCACGGCGTTCAAGCCGCCGCGCGAGCTCGGCAGCCTGCACCCGACCTGGGTTCCGAAGGACCCCACCCTCGCCAACTTCCGGCAGGCTTTCGACGAACAGCCGCTGCTGCACGCCGCCCTCAACTCCCTGCTCGCGGCGCTCGCAGCGGCCGTCGTCGCCGTGCTGATCGCGACGCCGATGGCGTACGTCGTCGCCCGCCGCCGCACCCGGCTCGCGAAGGCCGTGACCGGCTGGGTGGTGGTCAGCCAGGCGTTTCCGTTCGTGCTGCTGATCATCCCGCTGTTCCTCGTGCTGAAGAACCTCCGTTTGATCAACTCCGTGCCGGGTCTGGTGCTGGTGTACGTGGTGTGGGCGCTGCCCTTCGCGCTGTGGATGCTCGCCGGGTACGTGCGGGCCGTGCCGCCCGAACTGGAGGAGGCCGCTGCGGTCGACGGGGCGGGCCGGGTGCGGACGCTGGTGTCGGTGACCGCGCCGCTGCTCGCGCCGGGCATCGTGGCGACCGCGCTGTTCGCCTTCATCACCGCGTGGAACGAGTTCTTCTTCGCGCTGGTGCTCCTCAAGACACCGGAGAAACAGACGCTCCCCGTGGTCCTCACCCACTTCATCGGCGCCGAGGGCGTCGCCGACCTCGGACCGCTCGCGGCGGCGGCGTTCCTCGCGACGCTGCCCTCGCTGGTCGTCTTCGCGCTCATTCAGCGGCGGATCACGGGCGGCATGCTCACCGGGGCGGTGAAGAGCTGA
- a CDS encoding carbohydrate ABC transporter permease, which yields MTTVTEASPPSPPSPPRRKAGRRPGGGRPRRAVDHGAWFLVLPALIPILVLSVGPLLYGILLAFTDAQSGRTAPTRWIGALNFRDLLHDTLFWESFRIGLVWAVGVTVPQFLLALGLALLLNQDLRLRWAARALAIIPWAMPEVVVGIMWRLVYNPDAGILNETLRDIGLGGGRDWLSGLATALPAVIVVGVWAGMPQTTVALLAGLQNTPRELHEAAAVDGAGAWCRFRTVTWPALKPIALAITALNLIWNFNSFALAYVLTSGGPGGRTRLPMLFAYEEAFRYGQFGYAAAMGCVMVAVISIALAVFLAGRLRGGDDA from the coding sequence GTGACAACGGTGACCGAGGCTTCCCCACCTTCGCCACCCTCGCCCCCGAGGAGAAAGGCCGGCCGCAGACCGGGCGGCGGCCGGCCCCGGCGCGCCGTCGACCACGGGGCCTGGTTCCTGGTGCTGCCCGCCCTGATCCCGATCCTCGTCCTCAGCGTCGGACCGCTGCTGTACGGGATCCTGCTGGCCTTCACCGACGCCCAGTCGGGCCGCACCGCACCCACCCGGTGGATCGGCGCCCTCAACTTCCGGGACCTGCTGCACGACACGCTGTTCTGGGAGTCGTTCCGGATCGGGCTGGTGTGGGCGGTCGGCGTGACCGTGCCGCAGTTCCTCCTCGCGCTGGGCCTCGCCCTGCTGCTCAACCAGGACCTACGGCTGCGCTGGGCGGCCCGCGCCCTGGCGATCATCCCCTGGGCCATGCCCGAGGTCGTCGTCGGCATCATGTGGCGGCTCGTCTACAACCCCGACGCGGGCATCCTCAACGAGACCCTGCGCGACATCGGTCTGGGCGGCGGCCGGGACTGGCTCAGCGGACTGGCGACCGCACTGCCGGCCGTGATCGTCGTCGGAGTCTGGGCGGGCATGCCCCAGACGACGGTGGCGCTGCTCGCCGGGCTGCAGAACACCCCGCGCGAACTGCACGAGGCGGCGGCCGTCGACGGCGCGGGCGCCTGGTGCCGCTTCCGCACGGTCACCTGGCCCGCCCTGAAGCCCATCGCCCTCGCCATCACCGCGCTGAACCTGATCTGGAACTTCAACTCCTTCGCCCTGGCCTACGTGCTGACCAGCGGCGGCCCCGGCGGCCGGACCCGGCTGCCGATGCTCTTCGCCTACGAAGAGGCCTTCCGGTACGGGCAGTTCGGCTACGCGGCGGCGATGGGCTGCGTGATGGTGGCCGTGATCTCGATCGCCCTGGCCGTCTTCCTCGCCGGCCGGCTCAGGGGAGGTGACGACGCATGA
- a CDS encoding phosphotransferase enzyme family protein — translation MDEARARDVLAAAGVLPGATREARLLALGENAVFASGDLVVKVGRDAELLDRARRELDIAAWLAEADVPAVRAAEPEALLVDGHPVTVWHRLPDAVRPAEPRDLAELLRVVHATPLPPFALPARDLLGGVERWLRLAGDAIDAADAAYLRERRDGFAARVAALTPHLPPGPIHGDALPRNVHVGPDGPVLVDLETVSADLREHDLVVMALSHDRYGMPDEAYASFTETYGWDVRDWAGCGVLRGARETASCAWVAQHAPGNPKARAEFERRVRSLRDGDETVRWYPF, via the coding sequence ATGGACGAGGCACGGGCGCGGGACGTACTGGCCGCGGCAGGGGTGCTGCCCGGTGCCACCCGGGAGGCGCGGCTGCTCGCCCTGGGTGAGAACGCGGTGTTCGCCTCAGGTGACCTGGTCGTCAAGGTCGGCCGCGACGCCGAACTCCTCGATCGGGCGCGCCGCGAACTGGACATCGCGGCGTGGCTCGCCGAGGCGGACGTGCCGGCGGTGCGGGCGGCCGAACCGGAGGCGCTGCTGGTCGACGGGCATCCGGTGACGGTGTGGCACCGGCTGCCTGACGCCGTGCGGCCCGCCGAGCCGCGGGATCTGGCCGAACTGCTGCGGGTCGTGCACGCCACGCCCCTCCCTCCCTTCGCACTCCCGGCCCGCGATCTGCTGGGCGGTGTGGAGCGGTGGCTGCGGCTCGCGGGGGACGCGATCGATGCCGCGGACGCGGCGTACCTGCGCGAGCGGCGGGACGGGTTCGCCGCCCGGGTCGCCGCGCTCACGCCACACCTGCCGCCGGGGCCTATCCACGGGGACGCGCTGCCGCGCAATGTGCACGTCGGACCCGACGGGCCCGTGCTGGTGGATCTGGAGACGGTGTCCGCGGATCTGCGCGAGCACGATCTCGTGGTGATGGCGCTGTCCCACGACCGGTACGGGATGCCGGACGAGGCGTACGCCTCGTTCACGGAGACCTACGGCTGGGACGTACGCGACTGGGCGGGCTGCGGTGTGCTGCGCGGGGCCCGGGAGACGGCCAGTTGTGCGTGGGTCGCCCAGCATGCGCCGGGCAACCCGAAGGCACGGGCCGAGTTCGAGCGGCGGGTGCGGTCGCTGAGGGACGGGGACGAGACGGTGCGGTGGTATCCGTTCTGA
- a CDS encoding 3'-5' exonuclease — protein MGWHRELLVGFDLETTGTDPREARIVTGAVIEVRGGEPIGRREWLADPGVPIPEDAVAVHGISNERAAAEGRPADQVADALADVLTSYWKTGVPVVAYNATFDLTLLSAELRRHGLPSLRDRLGGVDPAPVIDPYTIDRWVDRYRRGKRNLEAVCAEYGVVLDAAHDAMADALAAARLAGAIADRHPKIAMLGPAALHHRQIEWYAQWAADFQSFLRGKGDATASIDGTWPLRELADEPV, from the coding sequence ATGGGCTGGCACCGGGAGCTGCTGGTCGGCTTCGACCTGGAGACGACGGGCACGGATCCGCGCGAGGCGCGCATCGTCACGGGGGCCGTGATCGAGGTCAGGGGCGGGGAGCCGATCGGGCGCCGGGAGTGGCTGGCCGACCCGGGAGTACCGATCCCCGAGGACGCGGTGGCGGTGCACGGCATCAGCAACGAGCGCGCGGCGGCCGAGGGCAGACCGGCCGACCAGGTGGCGGACGCGCTGGCCGACGTCCTCACCTCCTACTGGAAGACGGGTGTGCCGGTCGTCGCCTACAACGCGACCTTCGACCTCACCCTGCTCTCCGCGGAGTTGCGGCGCCACGGACTGCCGTCCCTGCGCGACCGCCTGGGCGGCGTGGACCCGGCCCCGGTCATCGACCCGTACACCATCGACCGCTGGGTCGACCGCTACCGCCGCGGCAAACGCAACCTCGAAGCGGTCTGCGCCGAGTACGGCGTCGTCCTCGACGCAGCCCACGACGCCATGGCCGACGCCCTGGCGGCGGCCCGCCTGGCCGGGGCGATAGCCGACCGCCACCCCAAGATCGCCATGCTCGGCCCGGCGGCCCTGCACCATCGCCAGATCGAGTGGTACGCGCAGTGGGCGGCGGACTTCCAGAGCTTCCTGCGCGGCAAGGGCGACGCGACCGCCTCCATCGATGGGACGTGGCCCCTGCGGGAGTTGGCGGACGAGCCGGTCTGA
- a CDS encoding SAV2148 family HEPN domain-containing protein, which produces MGSGGLELPPGDEGHEGNSTDVPTGAVSLARPMDATGSIGPELDWDADAWREVRTRAQRAGRAYIWLNLVEQRLRAVVAAVLRPVYEPVHGEDWVVAAAGPAGQEWVQRAVAVREVSRRKGYLLDPADDNVLSFLTLPQLRELMVQHWPCFEPYFDDRRDVELALDELEVTRNVVSRNRALSEAVLNQAERASARLLEMLGAGGDVPSARRLPIDAVEDLVGDRYADVVAVHPDRVRLMRQFPAEDIFGGARRLDAIGIGLNLLVQNFSGRRLVRLAESGCRVRLLFLNPASSAVKRRERELGIKRGELSRAVEMNILHMRRVRARLRDPGAFEIQVFDETPRFTAYLVDGDGADGIAVVQNYLRRTRGMEAPVFVLRNGSKVVKSGEMDESGLFPTYREEFEVMWADSRPVS; this is translated from the coding sequence GTGGGCTCGGGAGGGCTGGAGCTGCCCCCTGGTGACGAGGGTCACGAGGGGAACTCCACTGACGTCCCGACCGGTGCCGTGTCCCTGGCGCGGCCGATGGACGCGACGGGCTCCATCGGCCCGGAGCTGGACTGGGACGCCGACGCCTGGCGCGAGGTGCGCACCCGTGCCCAGCGGGCCGGCCGGGCCTACATCTGGCTGAACCTCGTCGAACAGCGGCTGCGCGCGGTGGTCGCCGCCGTGCTGCGGCCCGTCTACGAACCCGTGCACGGCGAGGACTGGGTGGTGGCCGCCGCCGGGCCGGCCGGCCAGGAGTGGGTGCAGCGCGCGGTCGCGGTCCGCGAGGTCAGCCGCCGCAAGGGCTATCTGCTCGACCCGGCCGACGACAACGTGCTCTCCTTTCTCACCCTGCCGCAGCTGCGCGAGCTGATGGTGCAGCACTGGCCCTGCTTCGAGCCGTACTTCGACGACCGCCGTGACGTCGAGCTCGCCCTGGACGAGCTGGAGGTCACCAGGAACGTCGTCTCCCGCAACCGGGCCCTGTCCGAAGCTGTGCTGAACCAGGCCGAGCGGGCCTCGGCCCGGCTGCTGGAGATGCTCGGAGCGGGCGGTGACGTGCCCTCGGCGCGCAGGCTGCCCATCGACGCGGTCGAGGACCTGGTCGGCGACCGGTACGCCGACGTGGTCGCCGTCCACCCGGACCGGGTGCGGCTGATGCGGCAGTTCCCGGCCGAGGACATCTTCGGCGGCGCCCGTCGGCTCGACGCCATCGGCATCGGCCTCAACCTGCTCGTACAGAACTTCTCCGGCCGGCGCCTGGTGCGGCTGGCCGAGTCCGGCTGCCGGGTGCGGCTGCTGTTCCTCAACCCGGCCTCCAGCGCGGTCAAGCGCCGCGAGCGGGAACTGGGCATCAAGCGCGGCGAGCTCAGCCGGGCCGTCGAGATGAACATCCTGCACATGCGCCGGGTGCGCGCCCGGCTGCGCGACCCGGGCGCCTTCGAGATCCAGGTCTTCGACGAGACGCCGCGCTTCACGGCCTATCTGGTGGACGGCGACGGCGCGGACGGCATCGCGGTCGTGCAGAACTATCTGCGCCGCACCCGGGGCATGGAGGCACCGGTGTTCGTGCTGCGCAACGGCAGCAAGGTGGTCAAGTCGGGCGAGATGGACGAAAGCGGCCTCTTCCCCACGTACCGCGAGGAGTTCGAGGTGATGTGGGCGGATTCGAGGCCGGTGTCCTGA
- a CDS encoding copper amine oxidase yields the protein MRVNSNTRARTRAAVGLTVAALAAGATAGAGPATAQPKAAPAAAADCNAAYRIEQKLSTGTTWRMCWRYDGKAGLVLENISYQPKGEPKQIKVLNSARLGQIHVPYDDGKVEYDDLTGFDFAQGLMNLAPGECPGGTIRTVKVPDSWNEDPNVKGLCTTTRSRGHAYRMQGDTANKVFQTEGKDLLVYTVNQVGWYEYMTEWRFQDDGTITMNVGATGSLSWDDYDAGDGRGWPIGKGASAKATSHSHNAFWRLDFALDGSTKNKVEQYDSTVTAPTRGQRAPTTKTTRTKVTKELAGDSKAYRWWRMVSATGKNKDGHARSYEIVPGPTTRYPGRSYTKHDLYVTQYNKCELFASNNPGNCGAGAGKSVDKWVNGQALTHPVVWMNIGFHHIARDEDQQPMPVHWQGFSIAPRDVTAMNPLTPAELGWQNGHWRPRS from the coding sequence ATGCGCGTGAACAGCAACACCAGGGCCCGCACCCGGGCGGCCGTGGGCCTGACCGTGGCCGCGCTGGCCGCGGGCGCCACGGCCGGCGCGGGACCGGCCACCGCCCAGCCGAAGGCCGCCCCCGCCGCGGCAGCCGACTGCAACGCCGCCTACCGCATCGAGCAGAAGCTCTCCACCGGCACCACGTGGCGGATGTGCTGGCGCTACGACGGCAAGGCCGGCCTCGTGCTGGAGAACATCTCGTACCAGCCCAAGGGTGAACCCAAACAGATCAAGGTCCTCAACAGCGCCCGCCTCGGCCAGATCCACGTCCCCTACGACGACGGCAAGGTCGAGTACGACGACCTCACCGGCTTCGACTTCGCCCAGGGCCTGATGAACCTGGCGCCGGGCGAGTGCCCCGGCGGGACCATCAGGACGGTCAAGGTCCCGGACTCCTGGAACGAGGACCCGAACGTCAAGGGCCTGTGCACCACCACCCGCTCCCGCGGCCACGCCTACCGCATGCAGGGCGACACCGCGAACAAGGTCTTCCAGACCGAGGGCAAGGACCTCCTCGTCTACACGGTGAACCAGGTCGGCTGGTACGAGTACATGACCGAGTGGCGCTTCCAGGACGACGGCACCATCACCATGAACGTCGGCGCCACCGGCAGCCTCTCCTGGGACGACTACGACGCCGGCGACGGCCGCGGCTGGCCCATCGGCAAGGGCGCGAGCGCCAAGGCCACCAGCCACAGCCACAACGCCTTCTGGCGGCTCGACTTCGCCCTGGACGGCTCCACCAAGAACAAGGTCGAGCAGTACGACTCCACCGTCACCGCGCCCACCCGGGGCCAGCGCGCCCCCACCACCAAGACCACCCGCACCAAGGTGACCAAGGAACTGGCCGGCGACAGCAAGGCCTACCGCTGGTGGCGCATGGTCAGCGCGACCGGCAAGAACAAGGACGGACACGCGCGCTCCTACGAGATCGTCCCCGGACCCACGACCAGGTACCCCGGACGCAGCTACACCAAGCACGACCTGTACGTCACGCAGTACAACAAGTGCGAACTGTTCGCCAGCAACAACCCCGGCAACTGCGGGGCCGGAGCCGGGAAGTCCGTCGACAAGTGGGTGAACGGCCAGGCCCTGACCCACCCGGTGGTCTGGATGAACATCGGCTTCCACCACATAGCCCGGGACGAGGACCAGCAGCCCATGCCCGTCCACTGGCAGGGCTTCTCCATCGCCCCGCGCGACGTCACCGCCATGAATCCGCTCACTCCGGCCGAGCTCGGCTGGCAGAACGGGCACTGGCGCCCCCGGAGTTGA
- a CDS encoding Tat pathway signal sequence domain protein, producing MRNIVHRHLGKMVAGTAIAVAGTAVMVAVTLPGTAGADDTGTRAGRSAQQGTGAAGAGAAGSGAAGSGGRAVSPGVVEAAPAEGQKGEGRDPLTDDELKRVEKIALSKQLFRSSESVDGDRGPQRLGVDLAEPEADEVGRPDAPRRADVTFYDYRDDTLVTRTVDLGTGTVVHSDTQHGVQPPLSRAEKAEAAALLIADPLGAGLKADYKDATGKALTSPDQLQLSGAVYRAAPGAQPAVLDRCGEHRCVRLFPKVKNGPWVDARSLVIDLSARKVARLDR from the coding sequence GTGCGCAACATAGTGCACCGCCACCTGGGGAAGATGGTGGCCGGTACGGCCATCGCGGTGGCGGGGACCGCCGTGATGGTGGCGGTGACCCTGCCGGGTACGGCGGGGGCGGACGACACCGGGACGCGGGCGGGCCGATCCGCTCAGCAGGGGACGGGCGCCGCGGGGGCGGGCGCCGCGGGCTCGGGCGCCGCGGGCTCGGGCGGCCGGGCCGTGTCGCCGGGCGTCGTGGAGGCGGCACCTGCCGAGGGGCAGAAGGGCGAGGGCCGCGACCCGCTGACCGACGACGAGCTGAAGCGGGTCGAGAAGATCGCCCTCAGCAAACAGCTGTTCCGCAGCAGCGAGAGCGTCGACGGGGACCGCGGCCCGCAGCGGCTCGGCGTCGACCTCGCCGAACCCGAGGCCGACGAGGTCGGCCGGCCGGACGCGCCCCGGCGCGCCGACGTGACGTTCTACGACTACCGGGACGACACCCTCGTCACCCGGACCGTCGATCTCGGCACCGGCACGGTGGTGCACAGCGACACCCAGCACGGCGTCCAGCCGCCGCTGAGCCGCGCCGAGAAGGCCGAGGCGGCCGCCCTCCTGATCGCCGACCCGCTGGGCGCGGGCCTCAAGGCCGACTACAAGGACGCCACCGGCAAGGCCCTCACCTCCCCGGACCAGCTCCAGCTCAGCGGCGCCGTCTACCGCGCCGCGCCGGGCGCCCAGCCCGCCGTGCTCGACCGGTGCGGGGAGCACCGCTGCGTCCGGCTGTTCCCGAAGGTCAAGAACGGTCCGTGGGTCGACGCCCGGTCGCTGGTGATCGACCTGAGCGCCCGCAAGGTCGCCCGGCTCGACCGCTGA
- the glgX gene encoding glycogen debranching protein GlgX → MQVWPGEAYPLGATYDGAGTNFAVFSEAADRVELCLLHDDGSETAIELRESDAFVRHAYVPGIMPGQRYGFRVHGPYAPERGLRCNSAKLLLDPYARAISGSIRWGEEVYGYHFDDPDRRNDLDSAPHTMTSVVVNPYFDWGDDRRPRTQYHHTVIYEAHVKGLTMRHPGLPEELRGTYAALAHPAIIEHLTELGVTALELMPVHQFVNDHRLVDMGLNNYWGYNTIGFFAPHNAYASWGDRGQQVLEFKSAVKALHEAGIEVILDVVYNHTAEGNHLGPTLSFKGLDNSRYYRLTDDPRYYMDTTGTGNSLLMRSPHVLQLIMDSLRYWVTDMHVDGFRFDLAATLARQFHEVDRLSSFFDLVQQDPVVSQVKLIAEPWDVGEGGYQVGNFPPLWTEWNGKYRDTVRDLWRGEQRTLAEFASRLTGSSDLYQDDGRRPLASINFVTCHDGFPLHDLVAYNDKHNEANGEDNRDGESHNRSWNCGVEGETDDPDVLRLRARQMRNFIATLMLSQGVPMISHGDEFARTQRGNNNAYCQDNELAWVEWPQEEDAESEGADAKDGDARGGPSRELLGFTRAMVWLRRNHPVFRRRRFFHGRPVEGTHDDLSDIAWFTPDGREMTQRDWDSAQASALTVFLNGNAISEPGARGERISDDSFLLMFNASPKSLEFVVPVNHGRQWEVVVDTALPSGVPSDTGPKVQAGDRLTLPDRSMTVLQRPV, encoded by the coding sequence ATGCAGGTCTGGCCTGGCGAGGCGTATCCACTCGGTGCCACGTACGACGGCGCCGGTACCAATTTCGCGGTCTTCTCGGAGGCCGCGGACCGAGTAGAGCTGTGTCTGCTGCACGACGACGGCTCGGAGACGGCGATCGAGCTCCGGGAGAGCGACGCGTTCGTGCGGCACGCGTACGTACCGGGCATCATGCCGGGACAGCGGTACGGGTTCCGGGTGCACGGTCCGTACGCCCCGGAACGGGGGCTGCGCTGCAACTCCGCGAAGCTGCTGCTCGACCCGTACGCGCGTGCGATCAGCGGTTCGATCCGCTGGGGCGAGGAGGTCTACGGCTACCACTTCGACGATCCCGACCGGCGCAACGATCTCGACTCGGCGCCGCACACGATGACGTCGGTCGTGGTCAACCCCTACTTCGACTGGGGCGACGACCGGCGGCCGCGCACCCAGTACCACCACACGGTGATCTACGAGGCCCACGTCAAGGGCCTCACCATGCGGCACCCGGGCCTGCCGGAGGAGCTGCGCGGCACGTACGCGGCCCTCGCGCACCCGGCGATCATCGAGCACCTCACCGAGCTCGGGGTCACCGCCCTGGAGCTGATGCCCGTACACCAGTTCGTGAACGATCACCGCCTGGTCGACATGGGTCTGAACAACTACTGGGGCTACAACACCATCGGCTTCTTCGCCCCGCACAACGCCTACGCGTCCTGGGGCGACCGGGGCCAGCAGGTGCTGGAGTTCAAGTCGGCGGTCAAGGCGCTGCACGAGGCCGGGATCGAGGTGATCCTCGACGTGGTCTACAACCACACCGCCGAGGGCAACCACCTGGGCCCGACTCTGTCCTTCAAGGGCCTGGACAACTCGCGCTACTACCGGCTCACCGACGACCCCCGCTATTACATGGACACGACCGGGACCGGGAACTCCCTGCTCATGCGGTCCCCGCACGTGCTCCAGCTGATCATGGACTCGCTGCGGTACTGGGTGACGGACATGCACGTCGACGGGTTCCGCTTCGACCTGGCGGCGACGCTGGCCCGGCAGTTCCACGAGGTGGACCGGCTGTCGTCGTTCTTCGACCTGGTGCAGCAGGACCCGGTGGTCTCGCAGGTGAAGCTGATCGCCGAGCCGTGGGACGTGGGCGAGGGCGGCTACCAGGTGGGCAACTTCCCGCCGCTGTGGACCGAGTGGAACGGCAAGTACCGGGACACCGTGCGCGACCTGTGGCGGGGCGAGCAGCGCACCCTCGCGGAGTTCGCCTCGCGGCTGACCGGCTCGTCCGACCTGTACCAGGACGACGGGCGCCGCCCGCTGGCCTCGATCAACTTCGTGACCTGCCACGACGGCTTCCCGCTGCACGACCTGGTGGCCTACAACGACAAGCACAACGAGGCCAACGGCGAGGACAACCGGGACGGCGAGAGCCACAACCGGTCCTGGAACTGCGGGGTCGAGGGCGAAACCGACGACCCGGACGTGCTGCGGCTGCGCGCCCGGCAGATGCGGAACTTCATCGCGACGCTGATGCTGTCCCAGGGCGTGCCCATGATCAGCCACGGCGACGAGTTCGCCCGCACCCAGCGCGGCAACAACAACGCCTACTGCCAGGACAACGAGCTGGCCTGGGTCGAGTGGCCGCAGGAGGAGGACGCGGAGAGCGAGGGCGCGGACGCGAAGGACGGGGACGCGCGGGGCGGGCCGAGCAGGGAACTGCTGGGCTTCACGCGCGCGATGGTGTGGCTGCGCCGCAACCACCCGGTCTTCCGCCGGCGGCGCTTCTTCCACGGCCGGCCCGTGGAGGGCACGCACGACGACCTGTCCGACATCGCCTGGTTCACCCCGGACGGCCGCGAGATGACCCAGCGGGACTGGGACTCGGCGCAGGCGTCGGCGCTGACCGTGTTCCTCAACGGCAACGCGATCTCCGAGCCGGGCGCCCGCGGGGAGCGCATCAGCGACGACTCGTTCCTGCTGATGTTCAACGCCTCACCGAAGTCGCTGGAGTTCGTGGTTCCGGTCAATCACGGGCGGCAGTGGGAGGTCGTGGTCGACACGGCCCTCCCGTCCGGCGTGCCCTCGGACACCGGCCCGAAGGTGCAGGCCGGGGACCGGCTGACCCTGCCGGACCGGAGCATGACGGTGCTCCAGCGGCCCGTCTGA